The Vibrio tarriae genome includes the window TAATGTTTGATACCAAGGCGTTAAGCGGTGTGTGACCCAAAACCAATGAGAGCCGTCATGATAGACATGCTCTGTTTCTAGCCGTTGTTGAATAAAGTGCTGTGAAATTGCCTGCCGCTGTACATCATTAACCGGCGTTTGCCACTCCATGATCAACACGAGATAGGGGTGGTCAGCCAGTGACTGCAGCAATGAAATCTGTTTGTTGAGTGCTTGCAGTGTTTTCAGCCCGGAAACGGTATCGAACTCTTCACGGCGTTCTTTTTCACTAAAACACTGCAAGATAGTTTGCAGCAGATAGTTTCGCTCCCAAGGTTTGAGTAAGAACTTGTACAGTTCTCCTTCATTCAAGGCTCGCGATAATCCATCCATATCGGCCTGCCCAGAAAGAATCAACGACATAACATGTGGGTAGCGACGATTAATCTCTATCACCAAATCGGCACCATTCATACCCGGCATCCGATAGTCGGAAATCACCATCTGTACCGGATGTTGCTGCAAAAGTTCTAACGCTTCTTGCGCGCAAGTGGCGGTGTGCAGATGGGGAAAATAAGGACGCAACTCGCGTTTTAAAGCATTCAACACCGCGGGCTCATCATCTACCAACAGAATTTCGCGATGGGCTTGCATCAGGAAACTCCTTGCGAGCGCACTGCTTGCGGCAGTGTCACAAAGACTCGAGTTCCGACGCCTACCGTCGAACAGAGTTTTATTTTGCCATGATGTTCTTCAATAATTTCACGTGCCACGGAGAGTCCCAAACCCGCTCCGTCACCCACTTTTTTGGTGGTAAAGAAGGGTTCAAACACTTTTTCAAGGTGTTCAGCGCTGATCCCTTTGCCGTTGTCTTCAATCGACACTTGCACACGCGGAATACCTTCCCCCGGCCAACGTACGTCACAAAGTTCAATACGCACGACCCCTTCTTGGGTTGCAGAGACCGATTGCACCGCATTAATAATCAAATTGATAAACACTTGTTGTAGTTTGTTGTAACTACCGCGAATGTAATACGGTTTTTCGGGTGTGGGATACACAAACTGGGCACGGTGTTTCAGATCACCAATAATCAAAGCCAGTGCCGAACTCAGTACATCACGCATATCAATTTCCGCCATATTTTCATGGGTATGCGAATACACATTGAGGCTCGAAACGATATTTTTGATCCGCGATAGTCCTTCTAAACTCTCCATCAAGATGGCTTCGCTATCGGCGATCATTTCGTGAAGCCTTGGGTCTTCTATGGGCTGAATTTGTGGATGTTGTCTTATCTGAGTAACGTATTCCGTCAGGAAAGTGAAGTTACTCATTACAAACCCAAGCGGGTTATTGATTTCATGGGCGACGCCAGCGGCTAACTTACCTAAAGACGCCAATTTTTCTTCTTGCTGAGCCTGATGCTTATCAATAACGGTTTTGCGAAATTGCAACATGGAGTAAAGCGCACTTTTGGTGACATCAAATAGCGCATATAACTCATCGCGTTGTGGGCGAGTAAAACCATCCAACGTCGGCTGCATAATAAGCAGTAGATAATGATTCTCTGCAGTGTGGAACTTCGCCGCTAACGCGCTCAGGCATTCAGGAAAACAGTGCGCGTAATGCTCGCGCCACACTGGTTCCTCCTGCACATTCGGCATGCAATACCACTCATCCTCAATAAATTGAGGTAATGGCATTTTTTGGGGAATACCAGTTAAACCACTGGTTTGAATGATATGCCAGTGATCGTCTGATTGATGCTCAAGTAACGCAATCTGACACTCGGGCACTAAATCGTTGATGGTGGTCATCAAACTATTGAACTTACGCTTGGGTTTTACATTGGAAAACAGCACCTTAATAAAGGCCAACAGAGCAAAAGGGATATGGCCACCATTCCCTTGTTCTCGCATTGCTGCGCCAGAAGTACGTAGTTTCTCTACCATGCCGCCTCCATTTACATCGCTTTGGCATCGGTATTGTCTACCGCTTCTACACTCGGATTTACCGGCAAACGAATGGTGAATTCGCTACCCTTGCCGACTTCACTGGTGACGCTGATCGTACCATTGTGCTTATTGATAATCCCGTAAGAGACAGATAAACCTAATCCAGTGCCCGAACCGACAGGTTTTGTGGTAAAAAAGGGTTCAAAGATACGCTCGCGGATCTCTTCTGGAATGCCACATCCCGTGTCTCGAATGTGTATCTCAACAAAGTCGTCACCCGCCGGTTGTAAGGTAATGGAGATCGCTCCTTCACCTTTGATAGCGTGGCTGGCATTCACCAATATATTGAGTAATACCTGATTAATCTGCATCGGTTGGCAAAAAACATCGGGCACATTGGCGGCGTAGTGTTTCTCAAGCGTAATGTTGTACTTAATCTCGTTATTGATGATTTTCAACGTCGATTCGATGCAGTTTTCTAAATTGGCGTAACTCCACTCTGAACGGTCAACGTGTGAGAACTCTTTGAGGTTTTTAACAATCGACATCACGCGTGAAGAGCCTTCTAAAGATTCGGTAATCAACTCCGCCGTGTCTTCCAGAATAAAATCCACTTGCCCTTGCTTGAGGATCTTCTGGCAAGCGTCATTGAGCACTGTGTCTTTACTCTGGCCAATCGTCTGGGTAATGCTTTTCAGCACTTTCTCTAAGCTATTAAAGTAGTCGCTTAACGTTTGCAGGTTCGAAGTAATAAAGCCTACTGGGTTATTGATTTCATGAGCGATCCCTGCGGAAAGCTGGCCAATCGAGGCCATTTTTTCCGATTGGATTAACTGACCTTGTGCATCTTCCAGTTTTTTGATTAACACTTTTTGAGATTGATGTTCTTCTTCAAGCTTTTGCGACACTCGCTTGAGCTCCAGTTGCTGGCTGGCTTGAATGGTGACGTCATACACACACAGGCAAACATGCTCTATCGCGCCATCTTCACTATGGATGGGAATAACTTCGAGGTTTTGGTACATCTGCTCTTCCTCGCCCGACACTGGGCGAGAACTTTTGAAAGGCAAAAGATGGGGTTTCTGCTCCCAACTGCTGAAACTGGAGGACTCAATCACCAGCGCCGTATCAATTTTGCGCTTTAAATAATCGGCGGATTCAGGAAACAGCTCTAGGATGTTCTTCCCTTGCATGGTTTCCCCATCAAAAATGACTCGTGATTCAAAATATTCATTCACTTTGACGATCACATAATCATTACGCACGATACAGAGCGCAAAAGAGAGCTGATCCAGTAGTTCAGAGAGCAATAAACGACTCTTTGCCATACTCGTATCCTTACATCAAAAGTTCGTCGAGATGGGCAAACACCTTATCCAACTCTTTATCGGCAAAACAGATGATGGTTTTGGCAGAAAAAGAGGCCTTCTCAACCAGAAAATTGATTTCCATAATCAAGGACAAACGCCATTGTAAAATTGGCAAAGGCTGATGGGTCGGATCAAAGATCACCGGCGGTTGAATTTTGGTTTTCAATTCAATCTGTTGACATAGACCTTTTAAGCTCGCCCCAGAAAGGATGTTGGAGATATCCAAAATACTCTCTTCAATACTGACTAATCCATCCACCATGCCTTTCGAATGGTTAAGATCATTGACCACTTGCTCACAACCGCAGCGGCTCATTAGGGTGATCAGTTCACCATCCATCCCGCCGTAGAAGGATTGTCGGGTGTAATAGTAATCGGCGGCATAGGACTGTAGCGCACGCATGTCTTCCTCCGTTGCAACCCGAATATTGGGCACGGAGATGGTAACGTGCAAATTGAGCAAGGTTGCAAGCTTACTAGCAGCTCGACCCATGGAGATGTTCATGAATTCCTGCAATGCGTCTTTGTGATCTGCGGAAAGTATGATGCTCATAACAACCCTGCCTCATGAAGTGTTTGTTCCAGTTGCGCTGGATCGAGTGGCTTTTGCAAAAAGTTCAGCGCACCCAACTCTCGAACTCGTTGCTGAACCAAGGGTTGAATATCTGCACTAATCACGATAACTAAGCATTTTGCATCAATACGGTGAAAGTGTTCCAAGACCTGTATCCCATCCATTTCGGGCA containing:
- a CDS encoding sensor histidine kinase, which gives rise to MVEKLRTSGAAMREQGNGGHIPFALLAFIKVLFSNVKPKRKFNSLMTTINDLVPECQIALLEHQSDDHWHIIQTSGLTGIPQKMPLPQFIEDEWYCMPNVQEEPVWREHYAHCFPECLSALAAKFHTAENHYLLLIMQPTLDGFTRPQRDELYALFDVTKSALYSMLQFRKTVIDKHQAQQEEKLASLGKLAAGVAHEINNPLGFVMSNFTFLTEYVTQIRQHPQIQPIEDPRLHEMIADSEAILMESLEGLSRIKNIVSSLNVYSHTHENMAEIDMRDVLSSALALIIGDLKHRAQFVYPTPEKPYYIRGSYNKLQQVFINLIINAVQSVSATQEGVVRIELCDVRWPGEGIPRVQVSIEDNGKGISAEHLEKVFEPFFTTKKVGDGAGLGLSVAREIIEEHHGKIKLCSTVGVGTRVFVTLPQAVRSQGVS
- a CDS encoding sensor histidine kinase — encoded protein: MAKSRLLLSELLDQLSFALCIVRNDYVIVKVNEYFESRVIFDGETMQGKNILELFPESADYLKRKIDTALVIESSSFSSWEQKPHLLPFKSSRPVSGEEEQMYQNLEVIPIHSEDGAIEHVCLCVYDVTIQASQQLELKRVSQKLEEEHQSQKVLIKKLEDAQGQLIQSEKMASIGQLSAGIAHEINNPVGFITSNLQTLSDYFNSLEKVLKSITQTIGQSKDTVLNDACQKILKQGQVDFILEDTAELITESLEGSSRVMSIVKNLKEFSHVDRSEWSYANLENCIESTLKIINNEIKYNITLEKHYAANVPDVFCQPMQINQVLLNILVNASHAIKGEGAISITLQPAGDDFVEIHIRDTGCGIPEEIRERIFEPFFTTKPVGSGTGLGLSVSYGIINKHNGTISVTSEVGKGSEFTIRLPVNPSVEAVDNTDAKAM
- a CDS encoding chemotaxis protein CheC; translated protein: MSIILSADHKDALQEFMNISMGRAASKLATLLNLHVTISVPNIRVATEEDMRALQSYAADYYYTRQSFYGGMDGELITLMSRCGCEQVVNDLNHSKGMVDGLVSIEESILDISNILSGASLKGLCQQIELKTKIQPPVIFDPTHQPLPILQWRLSLIMEINFLVEKASFSAKTIICFADKELDKVFAHLDELLM
- a CDS encoding response regulator, producing MAIRLTVADDSKMSRKSVIRAIPAGWDVEISEAQNGKEAVENYNNGLADVMFLDLTMPEMDGIQVLEHFHRIDAKCLVIVISADIQPLVQQRVRELGALNFLQKPLDPAQLEQTLHEAGLL